From Manduca sexta isolate Smith_Timp_Sample1 chromosome 21, JHU_Msex_v1.0, whole genome shotgun sequence, the proteins below share one genomic window:
- the LOC119189996 gene encoding uncharacterized protein LOC119189996, with protein MYSCIKGKALFCMLLCTLHNVRVIPEPAAKKLNPTRPRLTTDAFAKYNTNAKKSPTSRVDQAWGGAGGAGAPRPASLPYGRPAPPAAPRRAASSSAARHQHGAAQKNKYVRTLWHRLPSDSGHLAFNEGERLRLILEVDDQYLLCCRGDQKGLVPRDAVLLEDF; from the exons atgtattcttGTATCAAGGGGAAAGCTTTATTTTGTATGCTTTTATGTACGTTGCACAACGTCAGAGTAATACCTGAGCCAGCTGCGAAGAAACTGAACCCGACGAGGCCGCGCCTCACAACCGATGCCTTTGCTAAATACAACACAAATGCTAAGAAATCTCC CACGTCGCGCGTGGACCAGGCGtggggcggcgcgggcggggcgGGCGCGCCGCGGCCGGCCTCGCTGCCGTACGGGCGACCCGCGccccccgccgcgccgcgccgcgccgcctcctCCTCCGCCGCCCGCCACCAGCACGGCGCCGCGCAGAAGAACAA ATACGTCAGAACGCTATGGCATAGGCTGCCGTCAGATTCGGGACATCTCGCCTTCAACGAAGGCGAAAGGCTCCGTCTGATCCTCGAGGTGGACGACCAATACTTGCTGTGTTGCCGCGGCGACCAGAAAGGGCTAGTCCCGCGGGACGCAGTGCTCCTCGAGGACTTCTGA